The Phycisphaeraceae bacterium genome includes a window with the following:
- the aspS gene encoding aspartate--tRNA ligase: MAQRTHHCGALRADHVDQTVSLCGWVNSYRDHGGVIFIDLRDREGITQIVFHPESGQAHEVADKLRNEDVVRITGVCLRREEGMANPKLATGEIEVDAKQVEILNKTDTPPFTPDDAARTGEETRLRYRFIDMRRPAMQNIMRTRHRVAKIMRDYFDGEGFYEVETPFLCRSTPEGARDFLVPSRLQAGEFYALPQSPQLFKQILMSGGIDKYFQIVRCFRDEDPRADRQAEFTQLDVEMSFVDQDDVIDTHEGLMRSIWKQVLDVDVPPIRKMTYAEAMDKYGSDRPDLRFGLELIDVTDLAQSTDFKVFTSSIQAGGVVKAIRVPGGAKLSRKETDGLAEWVKQFGVGGLPVVKRENGAFSTGIAKFIESIADGLVERLGIEDGDLVCFGVSNKPAIVHRALGELRVRLAKDLGLIRDGQWEWVWVVDFPLVEWDEQAQRYHSLHHPFTSPNPEDLEKLESDAGAVRSLAYDLVLNGSELGGGSIRMHNTELQKQVFKVLGIDDDEAREKFGFLLDALRYGAPPHGGIAFGLDRIVMHLCGTTNIRDVIAFPKTQNGADLLTGAPSEVDLDQLKELHLRVNLPQPTPPDAPAATPTA, from the coding sequence ATGGCCCAGAGAACACACCACTGCGGCGCCCTTCGGGCGGATCACGTTGACCAGACTGTTTCGCTGTGCGGCTGGGTGAACAGCTATCGCGACCATGGCGGGGTGATCTTCATCGACCTGCGCGACCGCGAGGGCATCACCCAGATCGTTTTCCACCCCGAGAGCGGTCAGGCGCATGAGGTCGCGGACAAGCTGCGCAACGAGGACGTGGTGCGGATCACTGGTGTGTGCCTTCGGCGTGAGGAGGGGATGGCCAACCCCAAGCTCGCCACCGGCGAGATCGAGGTTGATGCCAAACAAGTCGAGATCCTCAACAAGACCGACACCCCGCCGTTTACGCCGGATGATGCGGCGAGGACCGGTGAGGAAACCCGGCTGCGGTATCGGTTCATCGATATGCGTCGCCCGGCGATGCAGAACATCATGCGCACTCGGCATCGTGTCGCCAAGATCATGCGTGACTACTTCGATGGCGAAGGTTTTTACGAGGTCGAGACGCCGTTCCTCTGCCGTTCGACCCCCGAGGGTGCCCGGGATTTCCTGGTGCCGAGTCGTCTGCAGGCCGGCGAGTTTTATGCCTTGCCCCAGAGCCCGCAGCTCTTCAAGCAGATCCTGATGTCGGGCGGGATCGACAAGTACTTCCAGATCGTGCGCTGTTTCCGTGATGAAGACCCGCGAGCGGATCGGCAGGCGGAGTTCACGCAGCTTGATGTCGAGATGAGTTTCGTCGATCAGGACGACGTGATCGACACCCACGAAGGGCTGATGCGATCGATCTGGAAGCAGGTGCTGGATGTCGATGTCCCGCCGATCCGGAAGATGACCTACGCCGAGGCGATGGACAAGTACGGCTCGGATCGTCCCGACCTGCGATTCGGGCTTGAGCTGATTGATGTAACTGACCTGGCACAGAGCACCGATTTCAAGGTTTTCACGTCGTCGATACAGGCCGGCGGGGTCGTCAAGGCCATCCGCGTACCGGGCGGAGCCAAGCTCTCGCGGAAAGAGACCGACGGTCTGGCCGAGTGGGTCAAGCAGTTTGGCGTGGGCGGGTTGCCGGTCGTCAAGCGCGAGAACGGAGCGTTTAGCACCGGTATCGCCAAGTTTATCGAGTCCATCGCGGATGGTTTGGTCGAGCGACTGGGCATTGAAGACGGCGACCTGGTCTGCTTTGGTGTGAGCAACAAGCCAGCGATCGTGCATCGGGCGCTTGGCGAGCTGCGGGTCCGGCTGGCGAAGGACCTGGGCTTGATCCGCGATGGCCAATGGGAATGGGTCTGGGTTGTTGATTTCCCGCTGGTCGAGTGGGACGAGCAGGCCCAGCGTTACCACTCCCTGCATCACCCCTTCACGAGCCCGAACCCCGAAGACCTCGAAAAACTCGAGAGCGACGCTGGTGCCGTTCGGTCGCTGGCTTACGACCTGGTGCTCAACGGCTCGGAACTCGGCGGCGGCTCGATCCGTATGCACAACACCGAGTTGCAGAAGCAGGTCTTCAAGGTGCTGGGCATCGACGATGACGAAGCCCGTGAGAAGTTCGGTTTTCTACTCGATGCGCTCAGGTACGGCGCTCCGCCCCATGGCGGGATCGCCTTCGGCCTCGACAGGATCGTGATGCACCTCTGCGGGACGACCAACATCCGCGATGTGATCGCTTTTCCGAAAACTCAGAACGGCGCCGACCTCCTCACCGGGGCCCCGTCGGAAGTCGATCTCGATCAGCTCAAGGAGTTGCACTTGCGAGTGAATCTCCCGCAGCCCACACCCCCCGACGCTCCAGCCGCGACGCCGACGGCCTGA
- a CDS encoding riboflavin synthase: MFTGIIQTIATVADTTPTQAGVRLTIDTQGWVPDRGYQPTLGDSIAVSGVCLTLAAIESGGAVFGFDAITETLNKTTLGRLRPGSKVNLEPAVLPTQPMGGHTVQGHVDGVGVITAIHDNPADWRLTLRPPDKMMRWMIPKGSVCIDGVSLTLAEVANDTITIALIPTTLEITTLGQARVGDEVNLEADALVKAIVHTMETMKKQGGDSEAVTMGLLAQAGFYRSHSPSSN; the protein is encoded by the coding sequence ATGTTCACCGGCATCATCCAGACCATCGCAACCGTCGCTGACACCACCCCCACCCAAGCGGGCGTCCGCCTGACCATCGACACCCAAGGCTGGGTTCCCGATCGTGGCTATCAGCCCACTTTGGGCGACTCGATCGCCGTCTCGGGCGTCTGTCTCACCCTCGCAGCGATCGAGAGCGGCGGGGCGGTCTTCGGCTTCGACGCTATCACCGAGACCCTTAACAAGACCACGCTCGGCCGCCTCCGGCCCGGCAGCAAGGTCAACCTCGAACCCGCGGTCCTCCCGACGCAGCCCATGGGCGGCCACACCGTCCAGGGTCACGTGGATGGCGTCGGGGTCATCACCGCCATCCACGATAATCCCGCCGACTGGCGACTCACCCTCCGCCCGCCCGACAAGATGATGCGCTGGATGATCCCCAAAGGCTCAGTCTGCATCGACGGCGTCTCCCTCACCCTTGCCGAGGTCGCCAACGACACCATCACCATCGCCCTGATCCCGACCACCCTCGAAATCACCACGCTCGGCCAGGCTCGCGTCGGCGACGAGGTCAACCTCGAAGCCGACGCCCTGGTCAAAGCTATTGTCCACACGATGGAGACCATGAAAAAGCAGGGCGGTGATAGCGAGGCGGTGACGATGGGGTTGCTAGCCCAAGCAGGCTTCTACAGAAGCCATAGCCCTAGCAGTAACTAA
- a CDS encoding DUF4914 family protein gives MSVTELPVSLSQSAEAVLREAKSATFVGSVDELVRLAVPKDQVDARGIFTVGYDVEGRGFVPELEVCRVRNGVSANYVESYMRRRDADCMVIADKRPTGKRTWEQRYPDMVWEDVRQQTFDWLKTQDLAYFFFQAGLAGKGTEAVAICPANAAFFGLGLAMLQGIIPREQIREDFFHEAIIYVAPPFRHTHFGGRQVVVHNRREPLHELFSYNLYPGPSAKKGIYGVLLNRGEGEGWVTAHCSTVQVVTPYDNTCTIMHEGASGGGKSEMLEQMHREEDGQIRLGTNTVTGDSKYLVLPRGCRLNPVTDDMALCHPDYQKPEVKKLTLFDAEDAWFLRVNHITKYGTDPHLEAMTINPPSPLLFMNIDAKPESTALIWEPIHDSPGVPCPNPRVIMPRKDYPNIVMDPVTVDVRSFGVRTPPCTAEKPTYGVLGMLNILPPALAWLWRLVAPRGHANPSIVDTEGMTSEGVGSYWPFATGRAVDQANLLLDQFMKTEETLFVLIPNQHIGCWETGFAPQWVVREYLSRRGSSVFPKDRLLAARLALLGYSLKSMQVEGTEIPEGFLRVEKQPEVGEAGYDRGAEVLTGFFHQQIAPFLQESDLNPHGRKIIEACLAGATVEEYEALGPEA, from the coding sequence ATGAGTGTGACCGAGTTGCCCGTGAGTCTCTCGCAATCGGCCGAGGCGGTGCTTCGTGAGGCGAAATCCGCCACGTTTGTTGGGAGTGTCGACGAGCTGGTTCGGCTGGCGGTCCCGAAAGATCAAGTCGATGCGCGTGGTATTTTCACGGTGGGCTACGACGTGGAGGGACGCGGGTTCGTGCCGGAACTGGAGGTGTGCCGGGTACGCAACGGCGTGAGTGCCAACTACGTCGAGTCGTATATGCGTCGGCGCGATGCGGACTGCATGGTCATCGCCGATAAGCGGCCAACCGGCAAGCGGACCTGGGAACAGCGGTACCCGGACATGGTTTGGGAAGATGTGCGTCAGCAGACGTTCGACTGGCTCAAGACCCAGGACCTGGCCTACTTTTTCTTTCAGGCGGGGCTCGCGGGCAAGGGGACCGAGGCCGTCGCGATCTGTCCGGCGAACGCGGCGTTCTTCGGGCTTGGGCTGGCGATGCTCCAGGGGATTATTCCGCGCGAGCAGATCCGGGAGGACTTCTTCCACGAGGCGATCATCTACGTGGCACCCCCCTTCCGGCACACGCACTTTGGCGGGAGACAGGTCGTCGTGCACAACCGGCGTGAGCCGCTTCACGAGCTGTTTAGTTACAACCTCTACCCGGGTCCGTCGGCGAAGAAGGGGATCTACGGCGTGCTGCTGAATCGGGGTGAGGGTGAGGGCTGGGTGACGGCGCACTGCTCGACGGTTCAGGTCGTCACGCCTTACGACAACACTTGCACGATCATGCACGAGGGGGCGTCGGGTGGCGGCAAGAGCGAGATGCTCGAGCAGATGCACCGTGAAGAAGACGGGCAGATCCGGCTCGGGACCAACACGGTCACGGGTGACTCCAAGTATCTGGTTTTGCCGCGCGGATGCCGGCTAAACCCGGTCACTGATGACATGGCACTGTGTCATCCGGATTACCAGAAGCCGGAGGTCAAGAAACTGACGCTGTTTGATGCCGAGGACGCTTGGTTTCTGAGGGTGAATCACATCACGAAGTACGGGACAGACCCGCATCTTGAAGCGATGACGATCAACCCCCCTTCTCCGCTGCTGTTTATGAACATTGACGCCAAGCCCGAGAGCACGGCGCTGATCTGGGAGCCAATCCACGATTCGCCGGGCGTGCCCTGTCCCAACCCACGGGTGATCATGCCGCGGAAGGATTATCCGAATATCGTGATGGACCCGGTGACGGTGGACGTGAGAAGCTTCGGGGTCCGGACGCCCCCCTGCACGGCTGAGAAGCCGACCTATGGCGTACTGGGGATGCTCAACATCCTCCCGCCAGCGCTGGCGTGGCTGTGGCGGCTGGTGGCCCCTCGAGGTCATGCCAATCCGTCGATTGTTGATACCGAGGGCATGACCAGCGAGGGTGTGGGCAGCTATTGGCCTTTCGCGACCGGTCGAGCCGTCGATCAGGCCAACCTGCTGCTGGATCAGTTTATGAAGACGGAGGAGACGCTGTTCGTGCTGATCCCGAACCAGCACATCGGCTGCTGGGAGACCGGCTTTGCGCCTCAGTGGGTGGTGCGTGAATATCTCTCAAGGCGTGGTTCGTCAGTGTTCCCGAAGGATCGGCTGCTGGCTGCGCGCTTAGCACTGCTGGGTTACTCGCTCAAGAGCATGCAGGTTGAAGGAACAGAGATCCCCGAGGGGTTCCTGCGGGTGGAGAAGCAGCCGGAAGTCGGCGAGGCGGGGTATGACCGGGGTGCTGAGGTCCTGACCGGTTTCTTCCATCAGCAGATCGCGCCCTTCCTGCAGGAATCGGACCTGAACCCGCACGGCCGCAAGATCATCGAGGCCTGCTTGGCGGGCGCGACTGTGGAGGAGTATGAGGCGTTGGGGCCGGAGGCTTGA